The genomic stretch TCGAATCAAGAAATAAAATATACAGCAGGAATGCTTACTTTGATGGCGGAGAACATTGGTGGAACTTGCCAAATCTCCCCACAAAATGACGCAGCAATCTTTTTTATTTCAGCATCTTTAATGTGTTCCCATGGCTCACGTTGAGTGACCTATATAAGTAAATAGGTATATTTGGTATGTTAATATGTAGATTTTGCTGGCACAATGATTGACGACTCTATGACACCTTCAGACAAATAAACGACCTCACCACGTGCAACTACAACAGACTTAAACAATATTATGCTTAAATCCCAACAACGTGTTTGCATCATAAAAGATTATGCAGGATCTTTATTGATGAAGTAATTGTTCTATTTACCCTGTAATACTAATAAGACAATTGACAATTGATCAAAACAAAATAACAGAGCAAGTAATTCATTATACAACCTAAGCATGTAAATCTTATACGAAGCAAGTCTGATCAAGTTTATTTCCAGAAGAGCAGTTTTCCAGTTTGAACTCGACCAGCGTAGGGCAAAATTAAATATGTTGCTTTATGTTTTGCTTTGTCATTTTCCATAAGTGTTGCCAATGATCTACAATGGTCTATCAAAACATAAAGCAGGCTACACGCTTATCTTACCATAGGTCAACTAGCTTAGGGGAAAAATATCAATTGCACATTACGTGAATATAGGTTGTGGTGATCATTAGTTGGAAGTAATAAACAGACCGGTGAATCGGCATCCCAAGTCGAAGTAGCCTCGCCTAATCGGAAAACTCCA from Papaver somniferum cultivar HN1 unplaced genomic scaffold, ASM357369v1 unplaced-scaffold_14957, whole genome shotgun sequence encodes the following:
- the LOC113335501 gene encoding uncharacterized protein LOC113335501 encodes the protein MATGLLIVCVGKATKVVDSYQGMVKGYSGVFRLGEATSTWDADSPVTQREPWEHIKDAEIKKIAASFCGEIWQVPPMFSAIK